In Alteribacter lacisalsi, a genomic segment contains:
- a CDS encoding class I SAM-dependent methyltransferase has protein sequence MIITTAPKATDEMKARADRACTALSAPYVERGRFSIASLQRRWNCPVLVAEAGRLVLHTHGKESLFYHPNVAMIRAKQYIRTGSDPMVKAAGLKKGMSFADMTLGLGSDALVASLAVGNSGKVFGTEVNPVLCHIVKEGFRTFKTGNDTVTQAMRRIHTTCSDHLDWLRNMPNSSVDVVFFDPMFKEEVKGSDGLSPLKQLAASSQFEPFLQNAVAEARRVARKAVILKDHFRSGRFQEGGFTVEVRPSATYHFGVWKKQDRAIMD, from the coding sequence ATGATCATTACAACCGCTCCAAAAGCTACGGATGAAATGAAAGCAAGGGCCGACCGTGCCTGTACCGCCCTCTCTGCTCCCTATGTGGAGCGAGGGCGTTTTTCCATTGCCTCCCTACAGCGCAGGTGGAACTGCCCTGTACTCGTGGCAGAGGCCGGAAGACTGGTCCTCCATACACATGGGAAGGAGTCTTTGTTTTATCACCCGAATGTCGCCATGATCCGTGCCAAGCAGTACATAAGAACAGGTTCTGATCCGATGGTAAAGGCAGCAGGGCTGAAAAAGGGAATGAGTTTCGCCGATATGACGCTTGGCCTCGGGTCCGATGCCCTGGTTGCAAGTTTAGCAGTTGGAAATAGTGGGAAAGTTTTCGGTACAGAAGTTAATCCGGTTTTATGTCATATTGTAAAAGAAGGGTTTCGGACATTTAAAACCGGTAACGACACTGTCACTCAGGCCATGAGGCGAATTCACACAACGTGCTCGGATCACCTGGACTGGCTTCGGAACATGCCGAATTCCTCGGTTGACGTCGTTTTTTTCGATCCGATGTTCAAAGAAGAGGTGAAGGGATCAGACGGACTTTCTCCGTTGAAGCAGCTTGCAGCCAGCAGTCAATTTGAACCCTTTTTGCAAAATGCTGTCGCAGAAGCCAGAAGGGTAGCACGAAAAGCAGTCATACTAAAAGACCATTTCAGATCCGGCCGTTTTCAGGAAGGGGGCTTTACAGTAGAAGTCAGACCTTCTGCTACCTATCATTTCGGGGTATGGAAAAAGCAGGATCGCGCAATAATGGACTAA
- the miaA gene encoding tRNA (adenosine(37)-N6)-dimethylallyltransferase MiaA, with product MTKKPLAVIAGPTAVGKTALSIKLAGRLNGEIISGDSMQVYKGMDIGTAKVMPKEQGGIVHHLIDIKDPRDSFSVQEFQERSRALISDIHSRGKLPFIVGGTGLYLNSVIYGYTFSEVKEDKAFRREMETFAEQAGNEALHAKLREADPEAGKTIHPNNVRRVIRALEVAAIGEPVRPQEAAEPDYRLALTGLTMDRNHLYERINMRVDLMIAEGLVEEAKDLYDRNIRHCQSVQAIGYKELYDYFDGLSTLEDAISKLKQNSRRYAKRQLTWFRNKMDIRWFDVSEGYEKKEREIQQFIEGKLL from the coding sequence ATGACAAAAAAACCACTCGCCGTAATAGCAGGCCCTACCGCTGTGGGGAAAACGGCACTCAGTATAAAACTTGCCGGCCGGCTAAACGGGGAAATCATCAGCGGTGATTCCATGCAGGTTTATAAAGGAATGGACATAGGCACTGCGAAAGTAATGCCAAAAGAACAGGGGGGCATTGTTCACCACCTGATCGATATTAAGGATCCCAGGGACAGTTTCAGTGTTCAGGAATTTCAGGAACGGTCAAGAGCCCTGATCAGTGACATTCACTCCCGGGGCAAGCTTCCGTTTATCGTCGGCGGTACCGGTCTCTACCTGAACTCGGTGATCTACGGCTACACGTTTTCCGAGGTGAAAGAAGACAAGGCTTTCCGAAGAGAAATGGAGACTTTCGCAGAACAGGCAGGCAATGAAGCTCTTCATGCAAAACTGAGAGAGGCGGATCCGGAGGCAGGCAAAACCATTCACCCGAACAATGTCCGCCGGGTGATCCGAGCCCTGGAGGTGGCAGCAATCGGGGAACCAGTCAGGCCTCAAGAGGCAGCAGAACCGGATTACCGGCTCGCACTGACGGGTCTGACGATGGACCGTAATCATCTGTATGAACGGATCAACATGCGGGTTGATCTGATGATTGCCGAAGGCCTCGTTGAAGAGGCCAAAGACCTTTATGACAGGAATATTCGACACTGTCAATCGGTCCAGGCAATCGGATACAAGGAGCTGTATGATTACTTTGACGGCCTTTCAACCCTTGAAGACGCGATTAGTAAGCTGAAACAGAACTCAAGACGGTACGCCAAGAGGCAGTTGACCTGGTTCCGCAACAAAATGGACATCCGCTGGTTCGATGTATCAGAAGGATATGAAAAAAAGGAACGGGAGATTCAGCAATTTATAGAAGGAAAGCTGTTGTGA
- the hfq gene encoding RNA chaperone Hfq — translation MKQQSVNIQDQFLNQLRKESIPVTVFLLNGFQLRGFVKSFDNFTVILDTDGKQQLVYKHAISTFSPQRNVQLNQES, via the coding sequence ATGAAGCAGCAATCGGTTAACATTCAGGATCAGTTCCTTAATCAATTACGCAAAGAGAGTATTCCGGTGACGGTTTTCCTTTTAAACGGATTTCAGCTGAGAGGCTTCGTCAAAAGTTTTGACAACTTTACCGTCATTTTAGATACAGACGGCAAGCAGCAGCTCGTTTACAAGCATGCGATTTCCACTTTTTCTCCTCAGCGGAATGTCCAGCTGAATCAGGAGAGCTGA
- a CDS encoding tyrosine-type recombinase/integrase: protein MSSVEAAYEKLVTRFLTDGCEEKQKSSIRRYRYDIELFRDWSEERNLSLQEAMTNDHADAFFLYLCTEKKYSTPTIRRILSVLKQLYIFHFGSNLTTPFDRHLNSQEVEHKKEASDFMKKKEIEKLLMTVPSRKGLSDHQLTHRHFYIERNQAIIHLMLFYGLSIQEVTGLTMNHVHFQTGVIELKSRKGKPRSVTLTDEDRVLLHHYYQKIPEPVRPRWHSSDPLFAAFDFQRGTYRWNYDDDAPKRLTDVSVQKMIRQEISRAGLRKGMSARSFRHTYILHRLLEGRSAEELKYELAFVTAQPLEPYENFILSSPDEAAVFTPMTKKEREEITRLITQPARR from the coding sequence ATGAGTTCAGTAGAAGCGGCATATGAAAAATTAGTGACACGGTTTCTGACTGACGGCTGTGAAGAAAAACAGAAAAGTTCGATCCGCCGGTACCGCTATGACATCGAACTTTTCAGGGACTGGAGCGAAGAGCGGAATCTCTCACTGCAGGAGGCTATGACAAATGATCATGCAGATGCTTTTTTCTTATACTTATGCACGGAAAAAAAGTATTCAACCCCGACAATCAGACGGATTTTATCTGTTCTGAAACAGCTTTACATCTTCCATTTCGGCTCAAACCTGACGACGCCGTTTGACCGGCACCTGAACAGCCAGGAAGTCGAGCATAAAAAAGAGGCTTCTGATTTTATGAAGAAAAAGGAGATAGAGAAGTTGCTGATGACTGTGCCCTCCCGGAAAGGGCTGAGTGACCACCAGCTTACCCACCGTCATTTTTACATTGAAAGAAACCAGGCCATTATACATCTGATGCTTTTCTACGGGCTCAGCATTCAGGAAGTGACAGGCCTGACAATGAACCACGTTCATTTTCAGACCGGCGTGATCGAATTAAAAAGCCGGAAAGGGAAGCCGCGGTCGGTCACACTTACGGATGAAGACCGAGTCCTCTTACACCATTACTACCAGAAAATTCCCGAGCCTGTAAGGCCCCGATGGCACAGCAGCGATCCACTGTTCGCTGCATTTGACTTCCAAAGGGGCACGTACCGCTGGAACTATGATGATGACGCTCCGAAGAGACTGACGGATGTATCGGTACAGAAAATGATCCGTCAGGAAATCTCCAGGGCGGGACTCCGTAAAGGTATGAGCGCCAGAAGTTTCAGACATACGTATATTCTTCACCGTCTTCTGGAGGGCAGGTCAGCAGAAGAGTTAAAGTATGAACTCGCCTTTGTTACTGCCCAGCCACTGGAACCCTATGAAAATTTCATCCTCTCCTCTCCTGATGAAGCAGCCGTTTTCACACCTATGACAAAAAAAGAAAGAGAGGAAATAACCAGACTTATTACCCAGCCGGCTCGCCGGTGA
- a CDS encoding AAA family ATPase: MRKRGQINIVLKKQRSGAEERQSTPVPLTDEAHAPFRQVEKALSALVGLDEMKTFMKEVYAWLYLNKKRQESGLITGKQTLHMVFKGNPGTGKTTVARIAADMLREMGVLEKGHLIEAERADLVGEYIGHTAQKTRDLIKKSLGGILFIDEAYSLARGGEKDFGKEAIDTLVKAMEDQQHEFVLILAGYPNEMDRFLSLNPGLPSRFPLKVSFPDYTVKELSTIAVNMLENWQYRLHDLAEDQLERILYAEKGRDEAHFSNGRFIRNLLERAIRHQAVRLLESGDYGKEALQIIRADDLIKSYEKHPFSS, translated from the coding sequence ATGAGAAAAAGAGGGCAGATCAACATTGTTCTGAAGAAACAAAGGTCAGGTGCAGAGGAAAGACAAAGCACACCTGTTCCCCTGACAGACGAAGCACACGCTCCTTTCAGACAGGTTGAAAAAGCCCTTTCCGCCCTTGTGGGACTGGACGAAATGAAAACCTTTATGAAGGAAGTATATGCCTGGCTGTATTTGAATAAAAAGCGTCAGGAATCAGGCCTTATCACCGGAAAGCAGACACTTCACATGGTTTTTAAAGGAAATCCCGGAACCGGAAAAACGACGGTAGCCAGGATTGCAGCAGATATGCTGAGAGAGATGGGGGTGCTGGAGAAAGGGCATCTGATTGAAGCTGAAAGAGCAGATCTTGTCGGTGAATATATTGGCCATACAGCGCAGAAAACCCGAGATCTAATTAAAAAATCACTTGGAGGAATCCTGTTTATAGATGAAGCATATTCCCTTGCGCGGGGAGGAGAAAAGGATTTCGGCAAAGAAGCTATCGATACACTGGTCAAGGCTATGGAAGATCAGCAGCATGAGTTTGTTTTGATTCTTGCGGGATATCCCAATGAAATGGACCGGTTTCTCTCCCTGAATCCCGGGCTGCCTTCCCGTTTTCCGCTTAAAGTAAGCTTTCCTGATTACACAGTGAAAGAGCTGTCAACGATTGCAGTAAACATGCTTGAAAACTGGCAGTACCGACTGCACGACCTGGCAGAAGACCAACTCGAAAGGATCCTGTATGCTGAGAAAGGAAGAGATGAAGCTCATTTCAGCAACGGGCGTTTTATCCGTAATCTTCTCGAGCGGGCCATTCGTCATCAGGCAGTAAGACTGCTGGAATCAGGTGATTACGGAAAAGAAGCCCTTCAGATTATCAGGGCCGATGATCTAATTAAATCATACGAAAAACATCCGTTCAGTTCATAG
- the hflX gene encoding GTPase HflX: protein MAGNLQTEQEIVFLVGVKTNKLSAEDFDYRMDELKALVKTAGGKVSGTLIQNREVPDRTTYIGKGKVEELKAACEESGSSIIIFNDELTPSQVRNLTAEMDMKILDRTQLILDIFAGRAKSKEGKLQVELAQLSYLLPRLRGQGHVLSRLGGGIGTRGPGETQLEIDQRHIRGRMTEIRRQLEQVVSHRTRYRERRKRNEAFQIALIGYTNSGKSTLLQRLSNSDVYAEDLLFATLDPTTKQLKLPSGMKVLLTDTVGFIQQLPTTLVAAFRSTLEEVREADLILHVVDASDPDYYNHEKTVHDLLQELDASTIPVLKVYNKRDRLTGDFFPAGDSPAALISAFDEQDLDKLRFKIEAVMEKEFAPYFVRIAAWEGKWLHRLKQETILTEQVFEEENETYRVRGYASPSASVYHELKQKSSRAQQGE from the coding sequence ATGGCAGGGAACCTGCAGACAGAACAGGAAATCGTTTTTCTCGTAGGGGTAAAAACGAACAAACTATCCGCAGAAGATTTCGATTACCGTATGGATGAACTTAAGGCGCTCGTGAAAACTGCAGGGGGAAAGGTTTCAGGCACCCTTATTCAGAACCGGGAAGTACCGGACAGAACAACTTATATCGGCAAAGGAAAAGTAGAGGAGCTTAAGGCAGCATGTGAGGAAAGCGGCTCGTCTATCATTATCTTTAATGATGAGCTTACACCCTCGCAGGTGAGAAATCTCACAGCTGAAATGGACATGAAGATCCTCGACCGTACCCAGCTGATTCTTGATATTTTTGCCGGAAGAGCGAAATCGAAGGAAGGGAAACTTCAGGTTGAGCTGGCGCAGCTCAGCTATCTCCTCCCACGGCTGAGGGGACAGGGACATGTACTCTCCAGACTCGGTGGCGGGATCGGTACGAGAGGGCCTGGTGAAACACAGCTTGAAATTGATCAGCGGCATATCAGAGGCCGAATGACCGAAATACGCAGGCAGCTCGAGCAGGTCGTATCCCACCGGACACGGTACCGTGAAAGGAGAAAGAGGAATGAGGCCTTTCAAATTGCCCTTATCGGCTATACGAACAGCGGGAAAAGCACACTTCTTCAGCGTCTGAGCAACTCTGACGTCTATGCTGAGGATCTGCTGTTTGCCACCCTCGACCCCACAACCAAACAGCTGAAGCTGCCAAGCGGAATGAAAGTGCTGCTGACCGATACGGTCGGGTTTATTCAGCAGCTTCCCACAACCCTGGTTGCGGCCTTCAGGTCCACACTCGAAGAAGTCCGTGAAGCCGATCTGATCCTCCATGTGGTAGATGCGTCCGATCCGGATTATTATAATCATGAAAAGACCGTGCACGACCTGCTGCAGGAACTCGATGCATCGACGATCCCTGTTTTGAAGGTGTATAATAAACGGGACAGGCTTACAGGTGATTTCTTTCCAGCCGGTGACAGCCCGGCAGCGCTTATTTCGGCATTTGATGAGCAGGATCTGGATAAGCTCCGCTTTAAGATTGAAGCGGTAATGGAAAAGGAATTTGCACCGTACTTCGTCCGGATTGCAGCGTGGGAAGGGAAATGGCTACATCGTCTGAAGCAGGAGACCATCCTGACAGAGCAGGTTTTTGAAGAAGAAAACGAGACCTACAGGGTTCGTGGGTATGCTTCACCGTCAGCATCGGTTTATCATGAACTTAAACAAAAAAGCAGCAGAGCGCAGCAAGGAGAATAG
- a CDS encoding methionine gamma-lyase family protein has product MKNRTAPAGRINELAEKAIDDLQDLFRGRDRISEQNQWKVMQAFRDFQISDFHFNGSTGYGYDDTGRDTLEKVYARVFGAEGALVRPQIVSGTHAISTALFGVLRPGDELMYITGDPYDTLEEVIGIRGSTGGSLNDFGIGYSSVALADGRIDTEEVLNRMHPSVKMIGIQRSRGYADRPSLFIGEIKQAVQLIKAAYPEVIIFVDNCYGEFVETEEPCDAGADLIAGSLIKNPGGGIVKTGGYIAGKHDLIALCANRLAAPGIGAEGGASLYSLLEMYQGFFLAPHTVNQALKGALYTARLLELAGMKTTPSWQEERTDLIQAVTFPEKEMMIAFCQAIQGASPVDAHVLPQPSYMPGYEDDVIMAAGTFIQGASIELTADGPLRAPYRAYVQGGLTFEHVKLGVTSALSSLEEKNLLSFSEKRINE; this is encoded by the coding sequence ATGAAGAACCGCACAGCCCCAGCCGGCCGGATCAATGAGCTGGCTGAAAAGGCCATTGATGATTTACAGGATTTATTTCGCGGCCGCGACCGCATCAGCGAGCAGAATCAGTGGAAAGTGATGCAGGCCTTCCGCGATTTTCAAATATCGGACTTTCACTTTAACGGTTCCACCGGTTACGGGTATGATGACACCGGAAGAGACACACTTGAAAAAGTATATGCCCGGGTCTTCGGCGCAGAAGGCGCCCTGGTCCGTCCTCAGATCGTCTCAGGCACTCACGCCATCAGCACAGCACTGTTTGGGGTGCTGCGGCCAGGTGACGAACTGATGTATATTACCGGCGATCCTTATGACACACTGGAGGAAGTAATCGGTATTCGGGGCAGTACCGGCGGATCGCTGAATGATTTCGGGATCGGCTACAGTTCGGTTGCCCTGGCAGATGGCCGTATCGATACGGAGGAAGTATTAAACCGTATGCACCCTTCAGTGAAGATGATCGGCATTCAGCGTTCCCGAGGGTATGCTGACAGACCTTCCCTTTTTATCGGGGAAATCAAACAAGCGGTGCAACTAATTAAAGCTGCTTATCCCGAAGTCATCATATTCGTGGACAACTGCTACGGGGAGTTTGTTGAGACGGAGGAACCATGTGATGCCGGAGCGGATCTGATCGCCGGCTCTCTCATTAAAAATCCCGGCGGTGGAATTGTAAAAACCGGAGGATACATAGCAGGAAAACATGACTTGATTGCCCTTTGCGCCAACAGGCTGGCAGCACCCGGGATCGGGGCGGAAGGCGGGGCTTCTCTGTATTCCCTCCTTGAAATGTACCAGGGCTTTTTCCTTGCCCCTCATACGGTCAATCAGGCACTTAAAGGAGCTCTTTATACTGCGAGGCTGCTTGAACTGGCCGGGATGAAAACAACACCTTCATGGCAGGAAGAGCGGACAGATCTGATTCAGGCGGTAACTTTCCCCGAAAAAGAGATGATGATTGCCTTTTGCCAGGCAATTCAGGGAGCATCTCCGGTTGACGCTCACGTCTTGCCGCAGCCAAGCTACATGCCCGGCTACGAGGATGATGTCATTATGGCAGCAGGAACATTTATTCAGGGAGCAAGCATCGAACTGACTGCTGACGGGCCGCTGCGCGCTCCTTACAGGGCATATGTGCAGGGCGGCCTTACCTTTGAGCACGTCAAACTCGGTGTCACCAGTGCACTGAGCTCTCTTGAAGAGAAAAACCTTCTTTCCTTCAGCGAAAAAAGGATTAATGAATAA
- the glnA gene encoding type I glutamate--ammonia ligase, whose protein sequence is MGSKFAREDIMKMADEENVKFIRLQFTDLLGIIKNVEIPVDQLPKALDNLMMFDGSSIEGFVRIEESDMYLYPDLDTWVIFPWTPEKGKVARLICDIYNPDGTPFEGDPRGVLKRVLKDAEDLGFTDFNIGPEPEFFLFKNDEKGEPTLELNDKGGYFDLSPTDLGENCRRDIVLELEDMGFEIEASHHEVAPGQHEIDFKYADAITTCDNIQTFKLVVKTIARKHGLHATFMPKPLFGVNGNGMHANMSLFKGKENSFFDENAEGQLSETAMQFLGGILTHATAFTALTNPTVNSYKRLVPGYEAPCYVAWSMRNRSPLVRIPSSRGLSTRIEVRSPDPAANPYLAMASLLAAGLDGIRHKMTPPPATDSNIYAMDRDERHEEGIESLPATLKEALDNLQTSEVMKKALGAHALEHFVEAKEIEWDMFRTQVHPWEREQYMSLY, encoded by the coding sequence ATGGGAAGCAAATTTGCTAGAGAAGATATCATGAAAATGGCTGACGAAGAAAATGTAAAATTTATCCGACTGCAGTTCACTGACCTGCTCGGAATTATTAAGAACGTGGAGATCCCGGTTGACCAGCTGCCAAAAGCACTCGACAACCTGATGATGTTCGACGGATCTTCGATCGAAGGTTTCGTTCGTATTGAAGAATCTGATATGTACCTTTATCCGGATCTTGACACATGGGTCATCTTCCCATGGACTCCTGAAAAAGGTAAAGTTGCCCGTCTGATCTGTGACATTTACAATCCGGATGGAACGCCTTTTGAAGGAGATCCCCGCGGCGTTCTGAAGCGTGTACTTAAAGATGCGGAGGATCTTGGGTTTACAGACTTCAACATCGGTCCTGAGCCGGAATTCTTCCTCTTTAAAAACGATGAAAAAGGCGAGCCTACGCTCGAACTTAATGATAAAGGCGGTTATTTCGACCTTTCTCCAACTGACCTCGGGGAAAACTGCCGCCGTGATATCGTGCTTGAGCTTGAGGATATGGGCTTTGAAATTGAAGCATCCCACCACGAAGTGGCACCTGGCCAGCACGAAATCGACTTTAAATACGCAGATGCTATTACGACATGTGATAACATTCAGACGTTTAAGCTTGTAGTAAAAACGATTGCCCGTAAGCACGGTCTTCATGCAACGTTCATGCCTAAACCGCTCTTTGGGGTAAACGGAAACGGTATGCACGCCAACATGAGTCTGTTTAAAGGCAAGGAAAATTCCTTCTTTGACGAAAATGCAGAAGGACAGCTGAGCGAAACGGCAATGCAGTTTCTCGGCGGTATTCTGACTCACGCTACAGCGTTTACTGCCCTTACGAACCCGACGGTAAACTCCTATAAGCGTCTTGTTCCGGGTTATGAAGCGCCTTGTTACGTAGCCTGGTCCATGCGTAACCGTTCGCCGCTTGTACGGATTCCCTCTTCACGCGGCCTGAGCACACGAATTGAAGTCCGCAGCCCGGACCCTGCTGCGAACCCGTATCTAGCAATGGCGTCTCTGCTTGCAGCCGGACTTGACGGCATCCGTCATAAGATGACGCCGCCTCCTGCAACAGACAGCAACATCTATGCCATGGACCGCGATGAGCGTCATGAGGAAGGCATCGAATCACTTCCGGCAACGCTGAAGGAGGCACTCGACAACCTTCAGACGAGTGAAGTTATGAAGAAAGCACTCGGTGCTCATGCACTTGAGCACTTCGTTGAAGCGAAGGAAATCGAGTGGGATATGTTCCGTACGCAAGTGCACCCATGGGAGCGCGAGCAGTACATGAGTCTTTACTAA
- a CDS encoding YqaE/Pmp3 family membrane protein — translation MMYLLAVLLPPVAVLLVGRPFQAILNLILTLFFWLPGAIHACFIVADHNQEKRMKRYSGS, via the coding sequence ATGATGTACTTACTGGCTGTTCTGCTGCCGCCTGTGGCTGTACTTTTAGTCGGCAGACCGTTTCAGGCAATTCTTAATCTTATCCTTACCCTGTTCTTCTGGCTGCCGGGTGCCATTCACGCATGTTTTATTGTGGCCGACCACAACCAGGAAAAACGGATGAAACGTTATTCAGGATCATAA
- the lexA gene encoding transcriptional repressor LexA → MTKLSRRQQDILEYIKDEVKKKGYPPSVREIGEAVGLASSSTVHGHLSRLEKKGLIRRDPTKPRAIEVTELEEETPVPHATESSSVYVPVIGKVTAGSPITAIENIEEYVPLPSRMVQDEKSFILEIQGDSMIEAGIFDGDMVVVRQQQSANNGDIVVAMTEDDEATVKRFFKEKDHVRLQPENASLDPILLTNVSILGKVVGVFRTVH, encoded by the coding sequence ATGACAAAGCTATCGAGGCGTCAGCAGGATATACTGGAGTATATAAAAGACGAGGTTAAAAAGAAAGGCTATCCACCGAGTGTACGGGAGATTGGTGAGGCGGTTGGCCTTGCCTCAAGCTCCACTGTACACGGTCATTTGTCGAGGCTGGAGAAAAAAGGCCTGATTCGCAGAGACCCGACAAAACCCCGTGCAATAGAAGTGACAGAACTGGAAGAGGAGACGCCGGTTCCTCATGCCACGGAAAGCTCGTCCGTTTACGTTCCGGTTATTGGTAAAGTCACGGCCGGTTCACCAATTACGGCAATCGAGAATATTGAAGAATACGTTCCTCTCCCATCAAGGATGGTGCAGGACGAGAAATCGTTTATTCTTGAAATTCAGGGTGATTCCATGATTGAGGCCGGTATTTTTGACGGCGATATGGTTGTGGTCCGCCAGCAGCAGAGTGCCAACAATGGAGATATAGTCGTAGCCATGACTGAAGACGACGAAGCAACAGTGAAACGCTTCTTTAAGGAAAAAGACCATGTCCGGCTCCAGCCGGAAAACGCGTCACTTGATCCGATTCTTCTTACCAACGTTTCGATTCTTGGAAAAGTGGTCGGCGTGTTCCGGACAGTGCATTAA
- the yneA gene encoding cell division suppressor protein YneA, whose translation MRSLFKQYGTHIVTAVLIMLFVFVTTVPTESKGLEPYDHEKVTVEEGETLWSIASKLHDDLDTNKESVIHWISVYNELEGSVIFAGQELTVPVKGEH comes from the coding sequence ATGAGAAGCCTGTTTAAACAATACGGTACCCATATTGTTACGGCCGTTTTAATTATGCTGTTCGTGTTTGTTACAACTGTTCCCACAGAAAGTAAAGGACTTGAACCATACGACCATGAAAAAGTAACAGTGGAAGAAGGCGAGACCTTGTGGTCGATCGCATCGAAACTTCATGATGACCTGGATACAAATAAGGAATCGGTTATTCACTGGATCTCTGTCTACAATGAACTTGAAGGATCCGTTATATTTGCAGGGCAGGAACTGACTGTACCTGTTAAAGGGGAACATTAA
- a CDS encoding YneB family resolvase-like protein encodes MKKAIIYTRVSTKKEEQETSLARQRSELERLAEEYSLTVVKIIEEQKSGYDIDRDGIFDMLAVFQEKEADTLLIQDDTRLGRGNAKMALIHQLHKLGISVCTVQDQGKLVLSETDSMVLDIVSIVEEHQRKLHNLKIRRGMKQAVDNGYKPQHNLANGSRGGRKKKDVPVEEIVRLRNNGLTFHELAATLRGLGFDLSKATAHRRYREYMKNGEENASIPTT; translated from the coding sequence GTGAAAAAAGCCATCATTTATACACGTGTCAGTACAAAAAAAGAAGAACAGGAAACCTCCCTCGCCAGACAGCGATCCGAGCTTGAGCGGCTGGCGGAAGAATACAGCCTGACTGTTGTGAAAATTATTGAAGAACAGAAAAGCGGCTATGATATCGACAGGGACGGAATTTTCGATATGCTCGCTGTCTTTCAGGAAAAAGAAGCGGATACCCTGCTTATTCAGGACGATACCCGGCTTGGCAGGGGGAATGCCAAAATGGCACTCATTCATCAATTGCATAAACTGGGGATCTCTGTCTGTACGGTCCAGGATCAGGGAAAGCTTGTCCTTTCAGAGACTGACTCGATGGTGCTTGATATTGTCTCCATCGTTGAAGAGCATCAGCGGAAGCTTCATAACCTGAAAATCAGGCGTGGTATGAAGCAGGCAGTGGACAACGGTTACAAACCGCAGCATAATCTGGCAAACGGAAGCAGGGGCGGCCGTAAAAAGAAAGATGTCCCTGTGGAGGAGATCGTTCGTCTCAGAAACAACGGGCTAACGTTCCACGAACTTGCTGCGACTCTCCGCGGACTTGGTTTTGACCTTTCAAAGGCAACGGCTCACAGAAGGTACAGGGAATATATGAAAAATGGCGAAGAGAACGCCTCGATTCCCACTACTTGA
- a CDS encoding DUF896 domain-containing protein: protein MLSKDKIARINELARKSKSEGLSLKETAEQKELRQEYLKSVRSSFKNQLHSVKVVDDEGNDVTPAKLKKSKENNNSTLH, encoded by the coding sequence ATGCTCAGTAAGGATAAAATAGCGCGAATTAATGAACTTGCCCGCAAGTCAAAATCAGAGGGTCTTTCCCTTAAAGAAACAGCTGAACAGAAGGAACTCAGACAGGAGTATCTGAAAAGTGTCAGAAGTTCTTTTAAAAACCAGCTGCATTCAGTAAAAGTCGTAGATGATGAAGGTAACGACGTGACACCTGCCAAACTCAAGAAGAGTAAGGAAAATAACAACA